Proteins found in one Deinococcus detaillensis genomic segment:
- a CDS encoding DUF262 and DUF1524 domain-containing protein, with translation MKAGEVRLMSMLAGADQQFVIPLYQRRYSWKDKQRWQLWRDILRAAAAPDSRPHFTGPVVQTKPDTEMGEGQLRSSRLIDGQQRVTTVILLLEMLAKHLKSKPLDAQKLGYTEDDVRNKYLFNPAQTGNDLYKLTLSHSDQATLKHVLSGTEKPAMVAEEVIRGAEFFRERFAEPGVDVAAVWRGLNRLEVVRITLTEGIDDLGSIFESLNSTGKALTQADLVRNNVLMGLTESEQRDLSQDFWQKLERRFAQVEEDAFDRFLRDFLTLRTRSLPNEGDVYAVFKEYRQGQPKDQHIRVLAADLERLSRAYVFMLNPELSESVVETPLAKSSEIKQALLDLAGLRVRVVAPFVLELLEDRGRGFLKSDAELIAALRVVESFLVRRAVTGERSSPLNRLFATLGRDLRKENDYVRSLEEALVRFQDGNHDGFPSDEAFLQQLQVVPLYKKAVCKALLMSLERSRNTEEKFGGVLTIEHILPQNSNLSAPWRKALGEDDWREIQTRLVHTLGNLTLTAYNSELGDRSFEDKKTLPIKAGDTEESAQPKGYKFSRLVLTHELCDKSEWNATEIEARGQRLAKAALTLFPFPKFEAAEMAQLRKEGRERDKTPTVERHLESSSVTLKQLFKTVQDQLLGFGVEMDVSITQVPLKEYVAYKAGTNFCDVQPLPAHNTLKCWLHLPPEKLAEHDPTGLGRDVSGNGRPSSGKVEVVVGESTDLEAFGALVRQALEHQLARQSTSASAGTSQAVEGEIGGENIQAYIAALTMERQQAIAALEQALIGLDARLVPSPTRYYVGYGPRPMLMSGSVREGAYRLTLNPVAPDELPADLKAGWTEGSGEVMTFTVHAAQDAQAALPLIGAVLAQRDQGQRYFEPEVRKLRQLIRQEVPVLGPELRVEEHSGLDRIFLGDQDFARVWYNRGDLSVAVRRAYSEFQDLQGFGRQNEGGALSGWMPDNFIVKLTSAGQAPQLLAVLRQACKAARA, from the coding sequence GTGAAGGCAGGCGAAGTTCGGCTGATGAGCATGCTGGCGGGTGCAGACCAGCAGTTCGTGATCCCGCTCTATCAGCGCCGCTACTCTTGGAAGGATAAGCAGCGCTGGCAGCTCTGGCGCGACATCTTGCGGGCCGCAGCAGCTCCAGACAGCCGCCCTCACTTCACTGGACCAGTAGTCCAGACCAAGCCTGACACTGAGATGGGCGAGGGGCAGCTGCGAAGTTCACGCCTGATCGACGGGCAACAGCGCGTGACCACCGTGATCCTGCTTCTTGAGATGCTGGCAAAGCATCTGAAATCCAAGCCGCTGGACGCGCAGAAGCTGGGTTACACCGAAGATGACGTGCGCAACAAGTACCTGTTCAACCCTGCTCAGACCGGGAACGACCTGTACAAGCTCACGCTCAGCCACAGTGACCAAGCGACGCTGAAGCATGTGCTATCAGGCACCGAGAAGCCCGCGATGGTAGCGGAGGAGGTAATCCGGGGCGCTGAGTTCTTCCGGGAGCGCTTTGCAGAACCAGGAGTAGACGTGGCGGCGGTCTGGCGGGGACTCAACAGGTTGGAGGTCGTCCGGATCACCCTCACCGAGGGAATCGATGATCTCGGTTCCATCTTTGAGAGCCTGAACAGCACCGGCAAGGCGCTCACGCAAGCCGACCTGGTCCGGAACAACGTCCTGATGGGACTGACCGAGTCTGAGCAGCGCGATCTGAGCCAGGACTTCTGGCAGAAGCTGGAACGCCGCTTCGCGCAGGTGGAAGAGGACGCCTTCGACCGCTTCCTGCGAGACTTCCTGACCCTGCGTACCCGGTCGTTGCCCAACGAGGGCGACGTGTACGCGGTGTTCAAGGAGTACCGGCAGGGTCAACCGAAGGATCAGCATATCCGTGTGCTGGCCGCCGACCTCGAACGGCTCTCGCGTGCCTATGTGTTCATGCTGAACCCGGAGCTGTCGGAGAGTGTCGTCGAAACGCCTCTGGCGAAGAGTTCTGAAATTAAGCAGGCGCTTCTCGACCTTGCCGGCCTGCGCGTCCGGGTCGTCGCCCCGTTTGTTCTGGAACTGCTGGAGGACCGGGGCCGGGGCTTCCTGAAGTCCGACGCGGAACTTATTGCTGCGTTGCGGGTGGTCGAGTCCTTCCTGGTACGCCGCGCCGTCACCGGCGAGCGATCCTCACCGCTCAACCGTCTGTTTGCCACCCTGGGAAGGGACTTGCGTAAGGAGAATGACTACGTCCGGTCACTCGAGGAGGCGTTGGTGCGCTTCCAGGATGGAAACCACGACGGCTTTCCCAGTGATGAGGCGTTCTTGCAGCAACTTCAGGTGGTGCCGCTCTACAAGAAGGCGGTCTGTAAGGCCTTGCTGATGAGTCTGGAGCGGAGCCGCAACACTGAGGAGAAGTTTGGAGGTGTGCTGACCATCGAGCACATCCTGCCGCAGAACAGCAACCTCAGTGCTCCATGGCGGAAGGCGCTGGGCGAGGACGACTGGCGCGAGATCCAGACTCGGCTGGTTCACACTCTGGGGAACCTGACCCTGACGGCCTACAACAGCGAGCTCGGGGACCGCTCCTTCGAGGACAAAAAAACCCTGCCGATCAAGGCTGGAGATACCGAGGAGTCGGCGCAGCCGAAAGGCTACAAGTTCAGCCGATTGGTCCTCACGCACGAGCTGTGCGATAAGTCAGAGTGGAACGCAACTGAGATCGAAGCTCGGGGGCAACGTCTCGCCAAGGCAGCACTTACGCTCTTTCCGTTCCCGAAGTTTGAGGCAGCCGAGATGGCTCAGTTGCGCAAGGAAGGACGTGAGCGCGATAAAACGCCGACGGTTGAGCGACATCTGGAGAGCAGCAGCGTGACTTTGAAACAGCTGTTCAAGACAGTTCAGGACCAGCTTCTGGGTTTTGGAGTCGAGATGGACGTGTCCATCACCCAGGTGCCTCTCAAGGAATATGTGGCTTACAAGGCTGGAACGAACTTCTGCGATGTTCAGCCGCTGCCCGCCCATAACACTCTTAAGTGCTGGCTGCACCTTCCGCCTGAAAAGCTTGCGGAGCATGATCCCACAGGGCTCGGGCGCGACGTCTCAGGCAACGGGCGTCCCAGTTCGGGAAAGGTGGAGGTGGTGGTCGGAGAGTCCACCGACCTTGAAGCCTTCGGAGCGCTGGTACGCCAGGCTCTGGAGCATCAACTGGCTCGTCAGAGCACTTCTGCCTCGGCTGGAACCTCTCAGGCGGTAGAGGGGGAGATCGGGGGCGAAAACATCCAAGCCTACATCGCGGCCCTGACCATGGAGAGGCAGCAGGCCATCGCGGCGCTGGAGCAGGCGCTCATCGGGCTGGACGCGCGGCTCGTGCCCAGCCCTACCCGTTACTACGTCGGCTATGGCCCGCGTCCCATGCTGATGTCGGGCAGCGTGCGCGAGGGGGCCTACCGACTGACTCTGAACCCTGTCGCGCCTGACGAATTGCCTGCTGATCTCAAAGCCGGCTGGACAGAGGGGTCGGGTGAAGTCATGACTTTCACCGTCCACGCGGCACAGGATGCCCAGGCGGCCCTTCCGCTCATCGGTGCTGTCCTGGCTCAGAGGGATCAGGGACAGCGGTACTTTGAACCTGAGGTTCGCAAGTTGCGCCAGCTCATCCGGCAGGAGGTACCTGTGCTGGGGCCAGAGTTGCGTGTCGAGGAACACTCGGGCCTAGACCGGATTTTCCTGGGGGACCAGGACTTTGCGCGGGTCTGGTACAACCGGGGCGACCTGAGTGTCGCTGTGCGGCGTGCCTACAGCGAGTTTCAAGACTTGCAGGGCTTCGGCAGGCAAAATGAGGGTGGCGCTCTGAGCGGATGGATGCCTGACAACTTCATCGTCAAACTGACCTCCGCCGGGCAGGCTCCACAACTTCTGGCTGTCCTGCGTCAAGCCTGTAAAGCCGCCCGTGCATGA